TCCATATCGTTCAATAAATAGGTATCAATCAATTGGTCTAGTAGATTTAGATTCACACAACTTCATTCCTTTATATAGTAGCATTTTTGACAGATTCATATGAAATAATACGCTGTTTTGGGGTTATGAAAAAACTTTATGAGGAGCATTTTAAAGAGGTTGGGGGGAAAATTGGAGAATTCAAATTAAAAAGGGTATGATTCATAATTCCATTCGAATCATTCCCGCTATGGCTCAGGAAAAATATCACTCATTTTAATCTCAAATTCCAGAAAAACATTCGAATTGAATACGTCTTTTTCATTATAAATTTTTGGTATTGCAAACTTTCTACTTTCTTCAAGGATATACTGCTCTACAACCTTCTCATTGGGGTAAATTATGAGAACTTTTTTAGGCGAAGAATGACACTCTTTATACGAAAAATGAAGCATTTTATACGAAGATTCCCCTTCTTTATTCGAGGAAAAATCTTTCAAATAAACTCCAAACAACAAAATAAACACAGCCCCAATTCAGAATCGGAGCTGCGTTTTAAAATACAGAACTCGAACATTTAGTGCTCAAGTCCTGTAAATATCTCACTATTAATGTGCTTCAATTAAGCCGTAGCGGCCATCTTTACGTTTGTACACTACATTTGTTTGGTGAGTGTTAGCGTTTGTGAAAACGTAGAAGTTGTGGCCTAGCATGTTCATTTGCAGAATCGCTTCTTCACTATCCATTGGTTTAAGGTCGAAGCGCTTTGTACGCACTAACTCTAAATCATCCTCTTCAAACTCATGCGAATCGGAACTTTCTACAGAAGTTGTGAACATATTAACAAAATCGCCTTTTTCACGGAATTTACGGTTTACCTTTGTTTTATGCTTGCGGATTTGACGTTCAAGCTTGTCAATGATCAAATCGATCCCTGCATACATATCATCATTAGTTTCCTCAGCACGTAACACAAGCTGTGGAAGTGGAATTGTTACTTCTACTTTTGAAGTTTTATCTTGATTAAATCTCAAATTCACATTCACGTTTGCCTCAGGCGTTTCAGTAAAATAACGCTCCAATTTAGCAACTTTCTTCTCTACATACTCTCGAATTGCTGGAGTTACCTCAATGTTTTCACCTCGAACGTTATAATTCATAAGTGAACTCCTCCTTTTGATAAGACTATGTATATACATTCTATTTTACCCAACCATATTCCTGCTAATCCTCTTAAAAACTTTGTCGAATTTTTGACAATAACACAGGGAGAATAGTGACAAACTTCGACAAGGCTATTAAACCCAAGTGGAGAAGGTTCCCGAACACCCAAATAGCCAACAATAGGTCAAACTTTGACCATAGGATTTATATGTTTTTAAAGTAGGTGGGATACTAATTTATTATATGAGATCCCGTCTTATTTTATACAAAGACACAAAAACCGCCCTTCCAGACGGCTTTATTAGTTAATTTTTCTTATCGTAAAATACCCCACCCGATGAAATGTTCTCATATGGGTTTGTATATTTTTGATTTGATTCCTTTTTTGCGTGTAAATCTTTAATATCCTTTTGAATCAATAATTTTTCACGTTCAAGAAGCAGTGTAAGCTTTTTATTCAAATCAACTAAATGCTTTCCCAATTCCATTTCTTGATCCGTATAAGGCTCAGAAAGTACATTTATTTCTTTTTCCCGCTTCTCCAAAAGGTCGTTAATAACTTTGATCTTCTCATCACGATCTACTTCAGGCTTATTTTCGAGTAAATCAAGAAGTTCGACAGTATAATCATAAATGGCTTGAACTTTGTTCACTAAGCCTGACCGCCTTGGGCATATTGCTTCTGACGGTTAATTTGAATAACTTGCTTCCACGTATCACGAAAATCAGCAATAAATTCTTCAACTTCATCAAGGATTGACACATCATTCTTAATATTAGCTTCAATCAGTCTCCTATTTAGATAATCGTATAATGAAAGCAAATCTTTAGAAATAGGCTGATCTAAATTCAATGTTACCATCAATTCCTGTATGATTTTTTGTGCCTTCAGAAGGTTCGTATTTTTAACTTCAATATTTTTTTCCACAATAGCACTTTTTGCTAGACGAATAAATTTCAAGCATCCATTATAAAGCATTAATGTTAACTCGCCCGGAGAGGCCGTGTTAACCGAGTTTTGTTGGTACGATTGATAGGGATTGTTCATTGCCATTCATGACACTCCTTAAAAAATTACTGGGCTGGCTTGCAAATTTCTATGTAGCCAGAATACACTATATTTTTTTATCAACTAGAAGCCCGAGGTGCTCAGCCATATCCGCATACGTATCAAGTAGCTTTTTGGCAGGTATCTCTTTTACAACTTCATTGGTTATATCATCGACAATAGTTACATAGTACTCATTAAGCTTTTCATGAAGCTTAAATTTAATGGATGTATGTGCAGGCTGTAAGAAATCATTTAACCCCTTAACGATCTCTTTTACCTTTTCTTTTTTCTTTTGATTAACTTCCTGTGATTGCTTTTTCTCAAATTGATTCGTTGAAGCTGGTTTTTCATCCTCTTTAATTTCTTTTATCCGTACCCCTTCATTAATTGCAGTTCTTTGCTGTGTAGGAATGCCCGATGTTGAAATACTATCGATCATTTCAATCTCCCCTTGGTTTGTATCTTTATTATAATATCGGATTTAATATGAATTAAGTTAATAGTAATACTGTGGGTTAGTGAAAAAAACTACAGTACATTCACTGTAGTCATCCATTAAGTATAGATATTAATCAACATTCCCTTAATTTCTCCAACTAGACCCAATAGATCAAGACTACCTTGCTCTTTATCTAGGACGGTATTGGTCAAATCAACCAGCTTTTTGTCGACTTCTTTCACAAGCTTGTATGCTTTTGCAGATCCACGATAGTTAAATCCGCGGTGTTCCTGTAGATCTAGACCATTTTTCACAGCATTATCTAAAAATCCTTTGACTAATTTCTTATACTTACGCAAGTTTTCAATGGTTCTTGATTCCACAAGTTTGCTACCCTGATTTTCAATTTCCAGCATTTTTTGATTAAGAGCATCAAGTGAAATGTCAGATCGCTTTTTATCCATGACGGAATTAAAGGAAATTGAATCCTGGGATGTTGTTTCCTTTAATCCAAGTCTCAAAAAAGAGGTTTTATTAACGCCTTGTACTTCCATTTTTACACCTCGAAAGTAAACTTTTTTTATAATCTTTTATTAATAGGCTTCGTCCATTTTTTCAAGTAAGATAAAAACTTCCGCAATCACTTCGTACAGCTGTGGTGGAACCGAGTCACCCAAATCAATTTGCAGCAGGTTTTGGATCAGCGTTGAATCCTCTTGAAGATGAATATTATTTTTCTTCGCCGCCTCAATAATTTTTTGGGCAACATAGCCTGTTCCGTGCGCGACAACTGTCGGAGTATTCCCCTGGCCTTTATCATATTTTATCACAGCAGCAGAAGGACCGTTCATTTGCTTGCGATTTTTCGAATTAAAATAGTGGCTAGTCATATGGAAAAATCAAACCCCTTTTCCTTTTTATCTTCAACTGGCTTTTCTGCCTGAACCATCTTGGCTTCTGTTTTTACTGAAAATGGCTTATATTGGATGGTCCCAACCTTGTAGCCAATTTCCTGCAATCGATCCCTGGCAGAATCCGTTAACGGCTTAATTATCTTCTGAAGAGTCTCTCGGTTATTTTTAATAGTAATTGATAAATTTCGGTTCACAGCAGAAATTTGGATCCCCACATCACCTAGCTTTTTTGTTTCAAGCACAAAATACAAGCTACAATTCTCCCAATCAATCTTTTCGCTCTTCTTTTGTGAATTGACAAAGATTTTTACATTTTCAACTTGCTTATTTAAAAGGGTTGGAATCTGAAGAATCACATTCTGTACACCTGATGTATCCTGTTTGTTTAACAATTGCTGACCAGTAATGTTGGCTAAAGCTTGGACGACTTTAGATTGACTGTCATTCGTTTCTGCCATCTTCACCAAGATTGACTTTAAATTTTGGGGAATTTCCTGATTATCCACCATTGAGCGAGCTACATCTACCTCATGTGTTAAACCCATCCCTTTTAATTTTTCAAAAATTCCTCTTGCACCGGATTCATGATCAAGAGAAAGCTGAATCACTTTTTCTAGCATCGATTTCGATGTTAACTGTTCTTGCTCTGAAACAAAATGCTTTACCCTACTATCTGACGGGTTAAACGTCATCTTTTCCAGTCCTGCCTTTACCTCTTTCACAATCTGATTAGCTTCATCAAAATTACCTTTACTTAGCAAATTGTTTGCTTCAGCCAACCTCGAGCTTGCCACCAATACTTTTTTCTCTGTATCCATATCGGTGTAAAGCATGAAGTCTCCTTTTAAAATAGCTTTATCTAAGTTGTTAATCGTTGCCTCTAGGATTTGCTGGGCTGGTACAGCACTTTTTGTATTAATCAAACTCGTTGTTGCCTCTAAATTCCGACTCATATCCTGCGTTACTTGCCTAAAATCCAGTGACATTTGTGAGAACTTTTTTGTTATTTCAGTAACTAATACATTTTTTGAATCTAACGGGAGCAACTGAACAGCTTCATTCATTAAATACTGTTCAGCCATTTTTTGATGCTGTGGATTAGCATCCGCTAGCATATATCTAGCATTCTCTAAATCTCCCATAGCCTTAGGTTCTTGAATGAAACTTTGAAGAGCACTTCCTAATTTCTCTGTACCAATTTGCTCAAGCTTTTGTGCTTCTTGAATAGCAAGATTAATCTTATCTTTAAGCTCCGTAGGCATTTCCTTTGTTTGAAGTATGGCGCTAATAGAGGAAAGATTCGATTCCTGCTGAACAGCTTCTTTAATATCAATAGAGCCCTCAAAATCGGAAAGGGCCTGCATAATACGTTCCTTGCCTGCCAACTGAATTTGCAAGGCTTTTTTAATATCCGTAGCTAAATTTAAATTTTCACCTTGAGCAATAGGCGTTTGAAAATCGATAACACCTTCCATCAAGTCTGACAATGACTCCGTGAGAGTATCACCATGTAAAGCTATATTAACAGCATTCAGTTGAACCTTCGTAAATTCAATATTTTTCTGTTGCATGATTTTAATTGTTTCTAGCTTCTCAGCTTGCGTACCTGAATCATTTTTTAAAAAATCCTGTAAATTAACAAGAGAATCCTTCGAAACACTTCCACCATTTGAAAAGATTTGCTTAACCGCTTCTCTCAATTCCGTATGGGTGCTAGGATCAAAGCCCAATCTTGAAAGTAAGGTATCCACTGTTTTTGATAGAGTTTCTGTAGGTGTGTCCTTAATTGGCCTTACCACCATTTGCCCCTTTTCGTTCAGCTTAGCTACCTCTACAAATACACGGTCTCCCGCCGGAATGGGACCATCAAACGTAACCGCAACTTGCTGCCCCTTCCAAACCACCTTCGCTTCGTTATCAGCCATCCTCTCCTTAATGGTAACCTGGCTAACATCCCCTTTCTTAATAGAAAGTGCGCCATCCTTTAATTGAAATTTCGACTGAAGGCCGATACCTAGATTCATAACTTCCATATCAACACACCCTATATAAAACTTGTCTACTATTAATATCGGAAAATATTTAATGATTTCAAATGGAGAAAAATGACTATTACTGTGTGCAGAGCCATTCATAGAAAAAAAGCCAACTTGGGTAAATCCCAAATAGGCAAATTTTGTGGTTTTTTTATGTCCTTCTTGTATTTACTTTAACAGACTATTATATTAATCCTTCGATAAATTCAATTTTTATCCTTTTATATCTATATTCCCACCTAAATGAGGCTGTGTTGCATGTTGCAGAGCTTGTACGTTGTCCTCTCCCATCAACTTGTTAAGGAATAGAGCACTTCCTTCTGCTTGATTCATTGCTATCTTCATAACAGATAATGAAGCTTGTTCCTGAAGCTGTACTTGGCTTAATGCCATTGACATTAATGCTACATCCATGAAAAACACCACCATTCTTTTTCTAATTAATTAAGTATCTATGAAATAGGAATCTTCGAGTCATAACTCGTGCCCATCCTTAAAAAAGAAGAGCAAATCACATATTGTGAATAGCTCCCCTACTTGTACTTTAAAAATCTAACTAGCAACTGAACTATGAGGTCCTATTTACCTCCACCAAGCATCGAAGCTAAGGATGTACTTTGCGAATTAGCTTGATTCATCGCTTGTTCCATGGCTGTAAACTGACGATAATAGCGATCTTCCACTTGTTGCATTCGAGTTTCGAAAGTAGAAATACTTGTATCTAAATCATTTATACTTTTTCCAATCGTAAACTGTTGATTTGTAGAGTATGAGTTACCTGCCCGTTGTGTAATTGAAGTCATAGCACTATTGGCAGAATCATAGAGTCGCTGAGCGATCCCTTGCTGACTCGATGAAATACCTGTGCTATTAAATAACTTCTCAACTGAACTTGGGTCATCTTGAAGGGCTTGACGTAATTTAGACTCATCTAAATACAGTTTCCCACCCTCTAAATAGTTTGGAGAAGTCGTAATTCCAATCGCTGACATTCCATTATATTTGGAATTGATATCTGGATTCGAGACCGAAGTATTAAAATTACTTCGCATTTTATCAAGAACACTTGATAGGATAGAATCACGTCGCAACATCCCACTTTTCGCATTCGTCGTCCATTGTTCTTGTTGCGTATCAGACAACTGCTGCTTTTGATCATCTGTTAGCGGTGGATAGTTCTTATATCTTGTTTCTTGGACCTTATCTTTAATTTTTCCAATCAATGTATTATAACTATCTACAAATTTTTTGATGTTATCAACTGTTGTATCGATGTTGTTACTCACACCAATGTTCACAGCTGTTGTAAATGTATCCTTAAGAGTAATCGAAACACCACTCATATCAAAAGTATTCGTTGTCCTCTCAGTGGCCAATCCATTTATGGTAAACGTAGCATTATCTCCACCAGTTTCAGCATTACTAAGTCCTAAAACACTCGTTAAGAATGATGACGATGGTGAGCTCATATCCATTTCTACACCTGAGGGATTGTAGTTACCGGTCTCTTTACGAGTCATACTAACTTTGTCAGAAAAAGTATCATAGAACGCAGATACTCCTAGAGTGGAATCATTTAGTTTTTGTAAAACTTGATTCAAGGATTCAGTACCTTGAATATTAAAATTTTCCTTCATAACTCCTTTTGAGGTATTCGTTGACATCCCAAAAGAGAAATAGTTTTGCTTATACGTTGCAGTTATCGTCGTATTAGCAGCAACATCATTTGTCATTGATATCTTACCAGTTTCCAAGTCAATGGTTCCAACAACTGCATTGCTGTTACCAGTATCTAAAAGTTGTCGTACATTTGGATACGTAGTATCCGTAGCGGTTGTATTAATACTTAAATTTTGAATATTTCCGTTGTGGTCATCGAGATTAATGGTTGCTGAATTATCTACAATTGCACCCTTACTTAATTGAATCGTTTTAGTGGCTGAGGTTGGTGTAATTGTATCAACCTTTTTATCTGCAATATAGCTTACACTAATCGTACTTCCGACTGATAAAGGGGCT
The Neobacillus sp. PS3-40 genome window above contains:
- the hpf gene encoding ribosome hibernation-promoting factor, HPF/YfiA family, translated to MNYNVRGENIEVTPAIREYVEKKVAKLERYFTETPEANVNVNLRFNQDKTSKVEVTIPLPQLVLRAEETNDDMYAGIDLIIDKLERQIRKHKTKVNRKFREKGDFVNMFTTSVESSDSHEFEEDDLELVRTKRFDLKPMDSEEAILQMNMLGHNFYVFTNANTHQTNVVYKRKDGRYGLIEAH
- the fliS gene encoding flagellar export chaperone FliS, encoding MAMNNPYQSYQQNSVNTASPGELTLMLYNGCLKFIRLAKSAIVEKNIEVKNTNLLKAQKIIQELMVTLNLDQPISKDLLSLYDYLNRRLIEANIKNDVSILDEVEEFIADFRDTWKQVIQINRQKQYAQGGQA
- the fliD gene encoding flagellar filament capping protein FliD; the protein is MTSPIRISGFSSGLDIDSMVSKLMTAERLPLDKLKQNKQVLEWQRDDYRSMNTLLLSFRTDAFNMKLTSTYRTKTITSSDDTKVSATASTSAGNTSYSISAVSKLASAATIAGNTISGAVKIDPSKSIFANQSNYQQSSSITWKPGSVEATSITVTDGTATQYNVLPAGNPNNLAVTDLTNTSVKVNGTTYTYNPASPANPNEFSIDNTGKLTFAAPLSVGSTISVSYIADKKVDTITPTSATKTIQLSKGAIVDNSATINLDDHNGNIQNLSINTTATDTTYPNVRQLLDTGNSNAVVGTIDLETGKISMTNDVAANTTITATYKQNYFSFGMSTNTSKGVMKENFNIQGTESLNQVLQKLNDSTLGVSAFYDTFSDKVSMTRKETGNYNPSGVEMDMSSPSSSFLTSVLGLSNAETGGDNATFTINGLATERTTNTFDMSGVSITLKDTFTTAVNIGVSNNIDTTVDNIKKFVDSYNTLIGKIKDKVQETRYKNYPPLTDDQKQQLSDTQQEQWTTNAKSGMLRRDSILSSVLDKMRSNFNTSVSNPDINSKYNGMSAIGITTSPNYLEGGKLYLDESKLRQALQDDPSSVEKLFNSTGISSSQQGIAQRLYDSANSAMTSITQRAGNSYSTNQQFTIGKSINDLDTSISTFETRMQQVEDRYYRQFTAMEQAMNQANSQSTSLASMLGGGK
- the flaG gene encoding flagellar protein FlaG, translated to MIDSISTSGIPTQQRTAINEGVRIKEIKEDEKPASTNQFEKKQSQEVNQKKKEKVKEIVKGLNDFLQPAHTSIKFKLHEKLNEYYVTIVDDITNEVVKEIPAKKLLDTYADMAEHLGLLVDKKI
- a CDS encoding flagellar protein FliT yields the protein MNKVQAIYDYTVELLDLLENKPEVDRDEKIKVINDLLEKREKEINVLSEPYTDQEMELGKHLVDLNKKLTLLLEREKLLIQKDIKDLHAKKESNQKYTNPYENISSGGVFYDKKN
- a CDS encoding YjfB family protein — translated: MDVALMSMALSQVQLQEQASLSVMKIAMNQAEGSALFLNKLMGEDNVQALQHATQPHLGGNIDIKG
- a CDS encoding YaaR family protein, encoding MEVQGVNKTSFLRLGLKETTSQDSISFNSVMDKKRSDISLDALNQKMLEIENQGSKLVESRTIENLRKYKKLVKGFLDNAVKNGLDLQEHRGFNYRGSAKAYKLVKEVDKKLVDLTNTVLDKEQGSLDLLGLVGEIKGMLINIYT
- a CDS encoding EscU/YscU/HrcU family type III secretion system export apparatus switch protein, producing MTSHYFNSKNRKQMNGPSAAVIKYDKGQGNTPTVVAHGTGYVAQKIIEAAKKNNIHLQEDSTLIQNLLQIDLGDSVPPQLYEVIAEVFILLEKMDEAY